The Aspergillus nidulans FGSC A4 chromosome VIII genome contains the following window.
ACTTTAGACCAGAGCTATGTAGCTACGTAGCTATCAACTGCGGAGTGAGGCAGGCGCCCTGAAAATGCGATATTAGGAGCCAAAGGGCGCTATCGGTGTAGTAACGACAACGACTACTTCTAAGGGTCAAACACTTCCACTACAATATCTGTGTGGCTAGATCCATTCCCATAAAGCAAGGGGATGTTGCCTAATCATACCCCGATTATACCGCTGTTAcgatatatatacatagGGCAGAACCAACAATTCCTCCACTTCCGTCGACCTTACACTGTCCCCCCACAGCAACAAAGTAAGATCATATCTCTATTTTTCCAATCAATCCTGACCATCGTAAATAGTCCATGAACACCACGCGCCACAGGCTCCTTGCCACCGCGTCGCGGTTTGTCGAGACACTCGAGAGCTTAGACGTGGATGCAATGCTCGCTATACGATCTTCAACATGTCTTCATCATATGTGCTGCCCCAGCTTCAGAAACTACAGCATCACGAATGATCAGACCCGTGAAGCGTTTCCCCAGTGGAAAGCTACGATTACCAAGTATAAATTTGGTGTCCTGGATGACAGCCAAATTCTGGTCGACGAGCAAGCGAGAAAGGTCATGATTCACGCCGAAACCGCCGCAGAGACAACGGTCGGTGACTACAACAATGAATATGTGTTTATTCTTCGAATGGCAGAGGATTGCAACACGGTGGATGAAATCTGGGAGTTTTATGATACCATTCGTCTACAGGACCTTCGTCACAGGCTGGAGGCCAGCCATGTGCCAATTGGCGTTGACGCTCCTGCTCCCTTTACCACCACTGCCTCACCTGCGGCCCTCTAATAGCCTGTATATCCTAGTAAGACTCTTATTAGTGTATTTAATTATGGCTAGTCAATCAAATCACAGCGCTGCAAGGAGACAATCGTCCCTTACATTTTCACATTCCATCTCTGGGACACTCACTATACCCGCCTTGACCACCAGGGTATTCCTAGCCACTAATTGTCCCTGTTCGATCTTCAAACAACCTCGTATTCTTATCATTGCTATATCTTAATGCTATGACAGGTACACGAATCCTCGAGCTGTTCGGCCCGGCGCCAGAACCCCCCTCCGAGTTAGGCCGCTACCGAATCCTTTCACCCACGGCGGGCATACGTGTTTCTcccctccagctcggtgCACTATCTATCGGAGACGCATGGAGCACCGACCTTGGCTCAATGGATAAGGACTCGGCGATGGAATTGCTAGATGCCTACGCCGCTGCGGGGGGGAACTTCATTGACACAGCAAACGCGTACCAGAATGAACAGTCGGAAATGTGGATTGGAGAATGGATGGCCAGCCGCGGCAATCGGGACAAGATGGTGATTGCCACCAAATTCGGGACCGACTACCGCGCCCATGAACTGGGCAAAGGGCTCGCAGTGAACTATTCGGGGAACCACAAGCGCAGCCTACACATGAGCGTTCGCGACTCCCTGCAGAAATTGCGAACAAGCTGGATTGATATCCTCTACCTGCACACGTGGGACTATACCACCTCTATCCCGGAGCTCATGGATTCACTACATCATCTTGTCCAGCGCGGAGATGTCCTCTACCTGGGAATTTGCAATACGCCAGCTTGGGTTGTTAGTGCAGCAAACACTTATGCCCAGCAGCAGGGGAAGACCCAGTTCTCTGTCTACCAGGGTCGTTGGAATCCGCTGCGGCGTGAGCTCGAGCGTGATATTCTACCCATGGCCCGGCACTTTGGAATGGCCGTGACGGTGTATGACGCCCTTGGTAGTGGTAAGTTTCAATCACGGGATATGCTCGCACGCCGCAAGGATCAGGGGGAGGGGCTCAGAGCTATATATGGTGGGCAGCAAAccgcgctggaggaggcAATGAGCAAGGCGCTGGGAGTTGTTGCCGCGCAGCATGGGATTGAATCAGTTACAGCTGTTGCCCTGGCGTACTTGCTGGCAAAGGCCCCATATGTCTTTCCGATTATCGGCGGACGCAAGATCCAGCACTTGCATGACAACATCGAGGCGCTCTCACTCCGGCTCAGCCAGGAGGAGATCGAGTATTTAGAAAGCGTGGGAGATTTTGACCCGGGTTTTCCGTATGATATGGCTGGGGTCGATCCAGCTGATACTGGAATAGCTACTCCGATTGTGGCTCAGGCAGCGCCGATGGCGTTTGTCCAGAGATCGAAGGCTATAGGGTACGCTGAATCTAGCAAGGGAAGTCAGATGTTCGGCTGAGTTAGTAGCCTGTAGCGGAGTATCAATGTTATGGAAACACAATTCAGGAACCAACTTAGACAGCTTGCAATATGGATGAATATGATTCGTCTCCATACACGTCACAAAGACCTGTACAGTATGTTGCAACAGTGTCGCTGTAAGACGCATAATATGAATGGCACCTGCGGTAGTCAGTTAGGAGAAAAAGACTGGCTTTGATTTGGCCGGCTTTGGAATGATACAAGGATTGGCTGTTAATCTGCACGAAGGGGAGCTGGAATCTGATCTTTGATAATATATTGTCTCTATAGGACTGTCCTGTTGCTCAATACACCGGAGCCTGGCATCGATAGTCTGCCCAATGTGTACCGTGTTTACCGCGAGCTTCTTAACATACTAGAGAGCGGCCACAAGAACGATGACATGTTTCGTATCTGTTCTTTTGCCAACACTTCCCCGTAGCAAGCCCGATCGTTACATATACTATACTAAATACGTCTAAGCGGGTGCGAGCATCAACACTGAGTCGCTTCTCTCAGCCAGGATGCAATCACTGTTGTTATTCCCTTGCAAGCAAAGCGGGTATGTGGATACAACTAAGGATCTTGCTAGGGATCTGCTCTGTAAGGTGGAATGCTGATATTTGCGTTATCTGTGCGGGTAACATGTCTGCCGGCACCGGACGATTGAAAAAAATGTCTTCATGCTCTGTGACAGGGCCACTAGGTCTCGCAAGTATCGGCTGGGGGTGCTTTGGCATACTCCTTACGGCGCAGATCATAGTGAAGGTGACAGCGACGGTGAGGATAGTTCTTATGTGGAGTTTATTGAAGGCAGGGCAACTCCTGATCTTGCATATTCTTGCACCAACAGTACCCTACAAGTCCCGAGTTGAGCCAAATGGTTGGGTCCTCAGAGGCCACCAGTCAGGGTAAAGCGATCGACGCTCAACCGGCTCTTATTGCTCCGTTTCCACACATGCAAGGGCTAATCGAATGACTTAGCGTCAAGGGGTATGCCAGCTTAGACCCTAGGCCCGGCCCGAAATTCAGTAGTAATAAGAGTTGACTTGGGTCGGCACATTCCAGACCGACTCATGTGTGACACGAGACAAGCTTACTGGCCCTGCAGGCAAGGGGCCAGGACTAGATCAGAACTGAACATCCACCACGCAAAGTCGCCCGCGATGGGCACATTTGAGATGCCTCTGGATATGACAAAACGGCTGGAATTATACTGCCGTCGTATTATATAGACGTTTTCCTCAAGTAATGAGAGGCTGCTCACGTAGGGCAGCAAAGGGAGTCGGTTCACCAATACCAGAAAGGGGAATCCTTTCCTAAGAATGCAACGAATTCCAGGAGCATATGTACGACATGCCCACTCAATGCATGCTGTGGCAAGGTAGTGATTATGCCATTGAGCTCCAGGCCAATCAGCATGGAAGGGAAATCACTTCAGAATGAACAGCCGTGAGCGCTCTTGTTAGTGAGAGCAGGCCTCGTCTACAGGCGTTCCGTGAAGCGTTGTGAGAACTAGGAATACTTTCGAGTTTGGCAGCTCGTTCTGCTTCCTTCAACCGTTTCGGACGAGTACCAACAATTCGCCGTTGCTGCGTACACCCTACGTCCCTCGTTACCATAGTTCCCTCTATCTCCAACCTATGGGTCGCAGAGCCCATCTTTGCAACCTCTACGTCCTGTGACTGTGTTCTTTCGGCCGGTATACCCAGAGGTAACCGAGCCGAGTTCATATATCCGACAAACCCTTTCCGATAAAGCATCTCCAGGGTGGCTCAACGAGACCATACAGGGGCTGCCATCTGTCTGGCAGGGTATCGTGCGGCAATGGTCAGCTCTCAAGATTTCAGGTGAGTCTCGGCCCAGCCAGCTGCTCAATACCTACTCCGCGGGTCATCTAGCCCCGTTACGAAGCCACTGAACTTGCTGCTTGTTCCCGTGACGGTGTTGCGGCATATTGTGGAATTCCAAAAGCTCAAAGAGAAGAGTAAGAACCTTGAGATTAGAGAGGTCTAAGCGTTCTGCGTCGGGCTGTTTGCTGCTATTACAGCATGCTGGGAGCACGAAATCCCCAGAGTTGACAGCACTGTTCTCCGGGTGGTTATCAGTATCAGG
Protein-coding sequences here:
- a CDS encoding uncharacterized protein (transcript_id=CADANIAT00001021) encodes the protein MNTTRHRLLATASRFVETLESLDVDAMLAIRSSTCLHHMCCPSFRNYSITNDQTREAFPQWKATITKYKFGVLDDSQILVDEQARKVMIHAETAAETTVGDYNNEYVFILRMAEDCNTVDEIWEFYDTIRLQDLRHRLEASHVPIGVDAPAPFTTTASPAAL
- a CDS encoding aldo/keto reductase (transcript_id=CADANIAT00001022); translated protein: MTGTRILELFGPAPEPPSELGRYRILSPTAGIRVSPLQLGALSIGDAWSTDLGSMDKDSAMELLDAYAAAGGNFIDTANAYQNEQSEMWIGEWMASRGNRDKMVIATKFGTDYRAHELGKGLAVNYSGNHKRSLHMSVRDSLQKLRTSWIDILYLHTWDYTTSIPELMDSLHHLVQRGDVLYLGICNTPAWVVSAANTYAQQQGKTQFSVYQGRWNPLRRELERDILPMARHFGMAVTVYDALGSGKFQSRDMLARRKDQGEGLRAIYGGQQTALEEAMSKALGVVAAQHGIESVTAVALAYLLAKAPYVFPIIGGRKIQHLHDNIEALSLRLSQEEIEYLESVGDFDPGFPYDMAGVDPADTGIATPIVAQAAPMAFVQRSKAIGYAESSKGSQMFG